A single window of Vibrio gazogenes DNA harbors:
- a CDS encoding NAD-dependent epimerase/dehydratase family protein, whose product MTGQRHIAIAGASGLVGNALLLNALDDPSIGEVHVLCRRPVSVSHPKLLEHQVDFQLIPPLPAIDEVYLAVGTTMHQAGSRAAFRAVDLTINLAVAQAALAAGAQRIGVVSAMAANPKSRFFYNRVKGELEEALTALSPDGLVIARPSMLLGDRQTLGQPVRLSETLTKYISQAVNPLIPRHYRPIEAQKVARALLTHVPTADQTIILRSGEMQTA is encoded by the coding sequence ATGACAGGCCAACGGCATATCGCGATCGCAGGTGCATCAGGTCTGGTTGGCAATGCACTGTTACTCAACGCACTTGATGATCCGTCAATCGGAGAAGTTCATGTGCTCTGCCGTCGCCCCGTGAGCGTCAGTCACCCAAAACTGTTAGAACATCAGGTCGATTTTCAATTGATTCCTCCCTTGCCAGCAATCGATGAAGTGTATCTGGCAGTCGGAACCACCATGCATCAAGCTGGCAGCCGGGCTGCATTTCGGGCCGTGGATTTGACGATCAATCTCGCGGTCGCGCAAGCAGCGCTTGCTGCCGGTGCCCAACGAATCGGGGTGGTCAGTGCCATGGCGGCCAATCCAAAGTCACGGTTTTTCTACAATCGCGTCAAAGGCGAACTGGAAGAGGCCTTAACCGCGCTGTCCCCCGACGGTTTGGTTATTGCCCGCCCGTCGATGCTTCTGGGAGATCGGCAAACGTTGGGACAACCCGTTCGTCTGAGTGAAACGCTCACAAAATATATCAGCCAAGCCGTCAATCCGCTCATTCCAAGACACTATCGCCCGATTGAGGCACAAAAAGTTGCGCGGGCATTGTTAACTCACGTCCCTACAGCCGATCAAACCATCATTTTGCGTTCCGGTGAGATGCAGACAGCCTGA